The segment CGCGCAGGTTCTGGGCGTTCTTGAACGTGACGTTGCCTGCGAACGAGAGGTAATAGCCCTCATCCGCGCAGCGGCGCGCCATCTCGGCGTCGCCGGAGAAGCAGTGGAAGACGGTCTTCTCGGGCGCTCCCACCCGGGCGAGCGTCTCCAGGACGGCGTCGTGCGCCTCACGGTCGTGGATCTGCATCGCCAGCCCGTGCTTCTTCGCCAGGGCGATGTGCGCCTCGAACGAGGCGTGCTGGGAGGTGAGCCCCTCTTCGCCGGTGCGGAAGAAGTCCAGGCCCGTCTCGCCGATCGCGCGGACGCGAGGTTCGGCCGCGAGCGCGTCGATCACACCGATGGCCTCATCGAGGTGGCCGGACTCGGCATAGGCCGGTGCTTCGTTCGGGTGGATGGCGACGGCGGCGAGGACGTCGGGGTGGGATGCCGCGGCGGCGGCCGACCAGCGGCTGGACTCGATGTCACCCCCGGCCTGCACCACCCCGATGACGCCGACGGCCCGGGCACGGGCGAGCTGCGCGTCCAGGTCGAGGGGCTCGTCGCCGTCGATGATCTCGAGGTGCGCGTGGTTGTCGTAGACCGGCACGCGCAGCGGCTCGGGAGCCGCGGGCCACCGCACATCGCGCGACCCGTCGTTGTGACGCTCGCGGACGTACCCGCTGGGGTCGCTCACGCCCCCCGACCCTCCGGCCGCGCGTCGCCCGGCTGCTCGACGCGCGGGAAGAGGGGCGAGAGGGCGTTGACACTCGTGCCCGGGCGGAGCTGCCCCCAGCGCCCCGCGTCGCGGAGCGGCTGATCCTGCAGCCGGCCCAGCGACTCGGCGGCGCCGAGACCCACCCACAGCTTCTCGTTGGCGATCGGCATGATGGGCGACAGCAGTACCGCGAGGGCGCGAAGTCCTTCGGCGGCGGTGTAGAGCACCGTGTCCAGACGCGGGCGCGACCCCTCGTCCTTCGCCAGCACCCAGGGCTCGTTCTCGGTGATGTACAGATTCAGCGCATCGACGATCGTCCAGGTCGCCGCGATGGCCTCATCCAGCCGGAACCGTTCGATCGCGGCATCCGCGCGCTCCGCAGCGCTCGCCACGGTCTCGCGGATGATCCGGTCCCCGTCGGTCTCCTCCCCCGGGGGCGGCACGATGCCCTCCCGGTACCGGGCGATCATCGCCGTGGTGCGCGAGGCGAGATTGCCGAAGCCGTTGGCGAGCTCGGCCTGGTACCTCGCCGACAGGTCCTCCCACGAGAACGAGCCGTCCTGGCCGAAGGCGATGGCCGAGAGGAAGTAGAACCGGTACGCATCCGACCCGAAGACGTCGGTGATCTCGGTGGGCGCGATCCCGGTCAGCTTCGACTTCGACATCTTCTCGCCGCCGACCAGCAGCCACCCGTGGGCGAAGACGCCGCGGGGAACCTCGACACCGGCGGCCATCAGCATGGCGGGCCAGATGACGGCATGGAAGCGCAGGATGTCTTTGCCGACGACGTGATAGGCCGGCCAGCGACGGGCGAACTCCTCGGGATCGGAGCCGAAACCCACGGCGGTGGCGTAGTTCAGCAGCGCGTCCACCCACACGTAGATGACGTGGGTCTCATCCCACGGCACCTTGATGCCCCAGTCGAACGTCGACCGCGAGATCGACAGGTCCTTCAGGCCCTGCTTGACGAAGGAGACGACCTCGTTGCGCGCCGACTCCGGCCGGATGAAGTCGGGATTCTCGGAGTAGAGCTTCAGCAGCGGCTCGGTGAACTCGCTCAGCTTGAAGAAGTAGTTCTTCTCCTGCAGCAGCTCCAGGGGCTTGGAGTGGATCGCGCACACCTTCAGACCCTCGAACGCCCCGGTGCCGTCGACGATCTCGGACTCGGTCTTGAACTCCTCGCATCCGACGCAGTAGAGCGCCTCGAACTCGCCGGCGTAGATGTACCCGCGGTCGTAGATGGCCTGCACGAACTTGCGCACGCGCTCCTCGTGCCGGGGCTGGGTGGTGCGGATGAAGTCGTCGTTGGCGACGTCCAGTGTCTCGAGCAACGGGAACCACGACTCCGTCACCAGCCGGTCCACCCACTCCTGCGGTGTGGCCCCGTTCGCGGCGGCGGCTCGGAGCATCTTCTGCCCGTGCTCGTCGGTTCCGGTCAGCATCCACGTGTCGTCACCGGCCTGCCGATGCCAGCGCGCCAGCGCGTCCACGGCGACGGT is part of the Microbacterium sp. ET2 genome and harbors:
- a CDS encoding TatD family hydrolase produces the protein MSDPSGYVRERHNDGSRDVRWPAAPEPLRVPVYDNHAHLEIIDGDEPLDLDAQLARARAVGVIGVVQAGGDIESSRWSAAAAASHPDVLAAVAIHPNEAPAYAESGHLDEAIGVIDALAAEPRVRAIGETGLDFFRTGEEGLTSQHASFEAHIALAKKHGLAMQIHDREAHDAVLETLARVGAPEKTVFHCFSGDAEMARRCADEGYYLSFAGNVTFKNAQNLRDALKVTPRERVLVETDAPFLTPTPHRGRPNAPYLIPVTVRFLAAELEVDVDELCAQLAENTLAVYGAFTD
- the metG gene encoding methionine--tRNA ligase translates to MTSGRSFYITTPIYYPSDVPHIGHGYTTVAVDALARWHRQAGDDTWMLTGTDEHGQKMLRAAAANGATPQEWVDRLVTESWFPLLETLDVANDDFIRTTQPRHEERVRKFVQAIYDRGYIYAGEFEALYCVGCEEFKTESEIVDGTGAFEGLKVCAIHSKPLELLQEKNYFFKLSEFTEPLLKLYSENPDFIRPESARNEVVSFVKQGLKDLSISRSTFDWGIKVPWDETHVIYVWVDALLNYATAVGFGSDPEEFARRWPAYHVVGKDILRFHAVIWPAMLMAAGVEVPRGVFAHGWLLVGGEKMSKSKLTGIAPTEITDVFGSDAYRFYFLSAIAFGQDGSFSWEDLSARYQAELANGFGNLASRTTAMIARYREGIVPPPGEETDGDRIIRETVASAAERADAAIERFRLDEAIAATWTIVDALNLYITENEPWVLAKDEGSRPRLDTVLYTAAEGLRALAVLLSPIMPIANEKLWVGLGAAESLGRLQDQPLRDAGRWGQLRPGTSVNALSPLFPRVEQPGDARPEGRGA